In one Sphingomonas sp. AP4-R1 genomic region, the following are encoded:
- a CDS encoding ectonucleotide pyrophosphatase/phosphodiesterase, protein MPYFSRFAALALLGSLTACATTPTPPVAVASATPVEQRAPVTILISIDGFRADYLDRGVTPALSALAAGGLHAAMRPSYPSKTFPNHWTLVTGLVPDHHGIVSNSMEDAARPGEKFTMATDDPFWWNGAAPIWVEAEKAGVRSATMFWPGSNVANGGVKKKDVFDYIDGGTRPDDWQQFNIAIPSHQRVETLLDWMRRPADVRPTFVTAYFDTIDTAGHKYGPDSAEVNTALGELDAEIGRLVAGLKAIGQPVNFVIVADHGMAGIDNARTVPLASLATPADARKFEDGPFASFYPIAGHEKKLEAMLLKPHDHVQCWRKGEIPARLRYGTNPRIPPYFCMTELGWMVADKPFEEKGTHGYDNQAPEMAALFIANGPAFPKAETLAPFDNVDVAPLLRDLLGLPAKAGDGDDAPFKGLVKP, encoded by the coding sequence ATGCCCTATTTTTCGCGATTCGCCGCCCTCGCCCTGCTGGGTAGCCTCACCGCCTGCGCCACCACCCCGACCCCGCCCGTTGCCGTCGCCAGCGCGACCCCGGTCGAGCAGCGCGCGCCAGTGACGATCCTGATCTCGATCGACGGCTTCCGGGCGGATTATCTGGATCGCGGCGTCACCCCCGCTTTGTCCGCGCTGGCGGCGGGCGGGCTCCATGCGGCGATGCGTCCCTCTTATCCCTCCAAGACCTTCCCCAATCACTGGACGCTCGTAACCGGCCTCGTCCCCGATCATCACGGCATCGTCTCCAACAGCATGGAGGATGCCGCGCGGCCGGGCGAGAAGTTCACGATGGCGACCGACGATCCCTTCTGGTGGAACGGCGCCGCGCCGATCTGGGTGGAGGCCGAAAAAGCGGGCGTCCGCAGTGCGACGATGTTCTGGCCCGGCAGCAATGTCGCGAATGGCGGCGTGAAGAAGAAGGACGTGTTCGACTATATCGACGGCGGCACTCGCCCCGACGACTGGCAGCAATTCAACATCGCCATCCCTTCGCACCAGCGCGTCGAAACCCTGCTGGACTGGATGCGCCGCCCTGCGGACGTGCGGCCCACATTCGTGACCGCCTATTTCGATACGATCGACACTGCCGGCCACAAATATGGCCCGGACTCGGCCGAGGTGAACACGGCGCTGGGCGAGCTGGATGCCGAGATCGGTCGCCTCGTCGCGGGGCTGAAGGCGATCGGCCAGCCGGTGAATTTCGTGATCGTCGCCGATCACGGCATGGCCGGGATCGACAATGCGCGCACCGTACCGCTGGCGAGCCTCGCCACCCCGGCCGACGCGCGCAAATTCGAGGATGGCCCCTTCGCCAGCTTCTATCCGATCGCCGGCCACGAGAAGAAGCTGGAGGCCATGCTGCTCAAGCCGCACGATCATGTGCAATGCTGGCGGAAGGGCGAAATCCCCGCGCGCCTGCGCTACGGCACGAACCCGCGCATTCCGCCCTATTTCTGCATGACCGAACTGGGCTGGATGGTCGCGGACAAGCCCTTCGAGGAGAAGGGCACGCACGGCTACGACAATCAGGCGCCCGAAATGGCGGCTTTGTTCATCGCCAACGGCCCCGCCTTCCCCAAGGCGGAGACGCTGGCTCCGTTCGACAATGTGGATGTGGCGCCGCTGCTGCGCGACCTGCTGGGCCTGCCGGCGAAGGCCGGCGATGGCGACGATGCGCCGTTCAAGGGGCTGGTGAAGCCCTGA
- the ychF gene encoding redox-regulated ATPase YchF, whose amino-acid sequence MGFRCGIVGLPNVGKSTLFNALTETAAAQAANYPFCTIEPNVGQVAVPDPRLDEIAKIAGSAKIIETQLGFVDIAGLVRGASKGEGLGNQFLGNIRECDAIIHVLRCFEGEVTHVEGKVDPIADAETVETELMLSDLESLEKRVPAAQKKAAQGDKESKVAASVLGQALDLLREGKPARLTQPKDEDEKRVFAQAQLLTGKPVLYVCNVDEGSAVDGNDLSAKVFAKAAAEGAGAVIVSAAIEAEIVTLDPADRAEFLSDLGLKETGLARVIRAGYDLLHLQTFFTAGPKEARAWTIPMGAKAPQAAGAIHSDFERGFIRAETIAFADFVAFKGETGAREAGKLRSEGKDYVVHDGDVLLFRFNV is encoded by the coding sequence ATGGGATTCCGCTGCGGCATCGTCGGCCTGCCCAATGTCGGCAAGTCGACGCTCTTCAATGCCCTGACCGAGACGGCCGCCGCGCAGGCCGCCAATTATCCGTTCTGCACGATCGAGCCCAATGTGGGCCAGGTCGCCGTGCCCGATCCGCGCCTCGACGAGATCGCGAAGATCGCGGGCTCCGCCAAGATCATCGAGACGCAGCTGGGCTTCGTCGACATTGCCGGCCTCGTCCGCGGCGCCAGCAAGGGCGAGGGCCTGGGCAACCAGTTCCTCGGCAACATCCGCGAATGCGATGCGATCATCCATGTGCTGCGCTGCTTCGAGGGTGAGGTCACGCACGTCGAAGGCAAGGTCGATCCGATCGCGGACGCCGAGACGGTCGAGACCGAGCTGATGCTCTCCGATCTGGAAAGCCTCGAGAAGCGCGTGCCCGCCGCCCAGAAGAAGGCCGCGCAGGGCGACAAGGAATCGAAGGTCGCGGCCTCCGTGCTCGGCCAGGCGCTGGATCTGCTGCGCGAGGGCAAGCCCGCCCGCCTCACCCAGCCCAAGGACGAGGACGAGAAGCGCGTCTTCGCCCAGGCGCAGCTGCTGACCGGCAAGCCCGTCCTCTACGTGTGCAACGTGGACGAGGGCTCGGCCGTCGACGGCAACGATCTGTCCGCCAAGGTCTTCGCCAAGGCGGCGGCCGAGGGCGCCGGTGCCGTGATCGTCTCCGCCGCGATCGAGGCCGAGATCGTCACGCTCGACCCCGCCGACCGCGCTGAATTCCTGTCCGATCTCGGCCTGAAGGAAACCGGCCTCGCCCGCGTGATCCGCGCCGGCTATGATCTGCTCCACCTGCAGACCTTCTTCACGGCAGGCCCCAAGGAAGCGCGCGCCTGGACGATCCCGATGGGCGCCAAGGCCCCGCAGGCGGCGGGCGCGATCCACTCCGATTTCGAGCGCGGCTTCATCCGCGCCGAGACGATCGCCTTCGCCGATTTCGTCGCCTTCAAGGGCGAGACCGGCGCGCGCGAGGCGGGCAAGCTGCGCTCGGAAGGCAAGGACTATGTCGTCCACGACGGCGACGTGCTGCTGTTCCGCTTCAACGTGTAA
- a CDS encoding A24 family peptidase has translation MVAGSFLSTLALRWPAGRGIARGRSACDGCGATIPAWRLVPLASYALQRGRCAACGGAIDPRHPAMEALCAAIGFVALWLRPDAVGVAGALFGWGLAVLALLDRDHFWLPDRLTLPLGLIGLAIGPAALPDRIIGALAGYAALASIAFVYRRARGRVGLGQGDAKLVGAIGAWLGWRALPFVVLGACAIGIVWAIAARKGALDRLPLGTLLAVAAWGGWIALI, from the coding sequence ATGGTTGCCGGCAGCTTTCTGTCGACGCTCGCGCTGCGCTGGCCGGCGGGGCGGGGGATCGCGCGCGGGCGCTCCGCCTGCGACGGATGCGGGGCGACGATCCCGGCGTGGCGGCTGGTGCCGCTGGCCAGCTATGCGCTCCAGCGAGGACGCTGCGCGGCGTGCGGCGGTGCGATCGATCCGCGCCACCCGGCGATGGAGGCGTTGTGCGCGGCGATCGGTTTCGTCGCGCTCTGGCTGCGGCCGGATGCGGTCGGGGTGGCGGGCGCGCTGTTCGGCTGGGGGCTGGCGGTGCTGGCGCTGCTGGATCGCGACCATTTCTGGCTGCCCGATCGACTGACGCTGCCGCTGGGCCTGATCGGGCTGGCGATCGGTCCGGCGGCGCTGCCCGACCGGATCATCGGCGCGCTGGCGGGCTATGCCGCGCTGGCGTCGATCGCCTTCGTCTATCGGCGTGCGCGGGGGCGTGTCGGGCTGGGGCAGGGGGATGCGAAACTGGTCGGCGCGATCGGCGCGTGGCTGGGGTGGCGCGCTCTGCCCTTCGTGGTGCTGGGCGCCTGCGCGATCGGGATCGTCTGGGCGATCGCCGCGCGCAAGGGGGCGCTGGATCGGTTGCCGCTGGGGACATTGCTGGCGGTCGCGGCGTGGGGCGGGTGGATCGCGCTGATCTGA
- a CDS encoding peptide chain release factor 3 yields the protein MASQNIPPRRTFAIISHPDAGKTTLTEKLLLFGGAIHAAGEVRARGQARRARSDWMKIEQQRGISVTSSVMTFERDGITFNLLDTPGHEDFSEDTYRTLTAVDSAVMVIDAARGIEAQTRKLFEVCRLRNVPIITFVNKVDREGRDGFALLDEIADALALDVCPMMWPAGMGGEFEGIYDLARDKIYLPAEDATGAYEGRQEQLSGLDDAKLENVLSEQALTRLRDEAELARGGYAAFDQTAYRAGDLTPVYFGSALKDFGVEQLIDALAEHAPPPRAQPAEPREVKPEETAVSGFIFKVQANMNPQHRDRIAFMRLCAGRFRRGMKLAQIGTGKTIAVHSPLLFMARDRELADEAFPGDIIGIPNHGTLRVGDTLTEGEELRFTGLPNFAPEILRRVRLADPTKTKQLRNALNDMAEEGIMQVFHPSIGSQWIVGVVGQLQLEVLISRLQAEYKVDAGFEPSPWDTARWVTGDQKLIDAFIGDHRSAMAEDRDGAPVFMAKDSWELSYVQQRNPDIRFAATKDRR from the coding sequence ATGGCTTCCCAGAACATTCCCCCTCGGCGCACGTTCGCGATCATCTCCCACCCGGACGCGGGCAAGACCACGCTGACCGAAAAGCTGCTGCTGTTCGGCGGCGCGATCCACGCGGCGGGCGAAGTGCGCGCGCGCGGTCAGGCGCGGCGTGCCCGCTCGGACTGGATGAAGATCGAGCAGCAGCGCGGCATCTCGGTCACCTCCAGCGTGATGACGTTCGAACGTGACGGCATCACCTTCAACCTGCTCGATACGCCGGGCCACGAGGATTTCTCGGAGGATACGTATCGCACGCTGACGGCGGTGGATTCCGCCGTGATGGTGATCGACGCGGCGCGCGGCATCGAGGCGCAGACGCGCAAATTGTTCGAGGTGTGCCGCCTCCGGAACGTGCCGATCATCACCTTCGTCAACAAGGTGGATCGCGAGGGCCGCGACGGCTTCGCCCTGCTCGACGAGATCGCCGACGCGCTGGCGCTGGACGTGTGCCCGATGATGTGGCCGGCCGGCATGGGCGGCGAATTCGAGGGCATTTACGATCTCGCCCGCGACAAGATCTATCTGCCCGCCGAGGATGCGACGGGCGCTTATGAGGGGCGGCAGGAGCAGCTTTCCGGGCTGGACGATGCCAAGCTGGAAAATGTGCTGTCGGAGCAGGCGCTGACGCGGCTGCGCGACGAGGCGGAGCTGGCCAGAGGTGGCTATGCGGCGTTCGACCAGACCGCCTATCGCGCGGGCGACCTGACGCCCGTCTATTTCGGATCGGCGCTCAAGGATTTCGGGGTCGAGCAGCTGATCGACGCGCTGGCCGAGCATGCCCCGCCGCCGCGCGCGCAGCCGGCCGAGCCGCGCGAAGTGAAGCCCGAGGAAACGGCCGTGTCCGGCTTCATCTTCAAGGTGCAGGCGAACATGAACCCGCAGCACCGCGACCGCATCGCCTTCATGCGGCTGTGCGCGGGGCGTTTCCGGCGCGGCATGAAGCTCGCCCAGATCGGCACGGGCAAGACGATCGCGGTCCATTCGCCTCTGCTGTTCATGGCGCGCGACCGCGAACTGGCGGACGAGGCCTTCCCCGGCGACATCATCGGCATCCCGAACCACGGCACGCTGCGCGTGGGCGATACGCTGACCGAGGGCGAGGAGCTGCGCTTCACTGGCCTGCCGAACTTCGCGCCGGAAATCCTGCGCCGCGTGCGTCTGGCCGATCCCACCAAGACCAAGCAACTCCGCAACGCGCTGAACGACATGGCGGAGGAGGGGATCATGCAGGTCTTCCACCCCTCGATCGGGTCGCAGTGGATCGTGGGCGTGGTGGGGCAGCTCCAGCTGGAGGTGCTGATCTCGCGTCTGCAGGCCGAATATAAGGTGGATGCGGGCTTCGAGCCCTCGCCCTGGGATACGGCGCGCTGGGTGACGGGCGACCAAAAGCTGATCGACGCCTTCATCGGCGATCACCGCTCCGCCATGGCCGAGGATCGCGATGGCGCGCCGGTGTTCATGGCGAAGGATTCGTGGGAATTGAGCTACGTCCAGCAGCGCAATCCCGACATCCGCTTCGCCGCGACGAAGGACCGGCGGTAA
- a CDS encoding MaoC family dehydratase has translation MWFEDIAAGQIDRFGDYPVTREEVLDFATRFDPQPFHIDDEAAAKSPLFGRLAASGWHTASIGMRMTVDHMESVGLRTLGAAGVEDLRFLAPVYPGDTLHAEAEVLETRTSASRPGVGIVRSRTTIFNQDDKPVLSHVATIFIPRRPA, from the coding sequence ATGTGGTTCGAGGATATCGCGGCAGGCCAGATCGATCGCTTCGGCGACTATCCCGTCACGCGCGAGGAGGTGCTGGATTTCGCCACGCGCTTCGATCCCCAGCCCTTCCATATCGATGACGAGGCCGCTGCCAAAAGCCCGCTGTTCGGGCGGCTGGCGGCGAGCGGCTGGCACACCGCCTCGATCGGGATGCGGATGACGGTCGATCATATGGAATCGGTGGGCCTCAGGACGCTGGGCGCGGCGGGCGTGGAGGATCTGCGCTTCCTCGCCCCCGTCTATCCCGGCGATACGCTCCACGCAGAGGCCGAGGTGCTGGAGACGCGCACGTCCGCTTCGCGCCCCGGCGTCGGCATCGTGCGATCGCGCACCACGATCTTCAATCAGGACGACAAGCCCGTGCTGAGCCACGTCGCCACCATCTTCATCCCCCGCCGTCCAGCTTGA
- the acs gene encoding acetate--CoA ligase yields MSDEVYAVPDEWADRARVNAARYADMYRASIETPDAFWLDEAKRLDWLTFPTKADESSFAKADFGIKWFADGHLNVSANCLDRHLASHGAATAIIWEPDDPAEAPRAITYLELYEQVCRLANVLKAQGVKKGDRVTVYMPMIPEAAVALLACARIGAIHSVVFGGFSPEALAGRIEDCGSTVVITADEGRRGGKPVPLKANVDAAIKHAPIVETVIVVAATGAKVPMHEGRDLDYATEMAKASVDCPPVPMGAEDPLFILYTSGSTGKPKGVMHTSGGYLLWASLTHETVFDYRPGQIYWCAADIGWVTGHSYIVYGPLANGGTTLMYEGVPNWPDASRIWQVVDRHKVEILYTAPTALRALMKDGDSFVAKTSRASLKLLGTVGEPINPEAWRWYHEVVGEGRCPIVDTWWQTETGGHMITPLPGATALKPGSATHPFFGVEPKLLDAEGKELAGVAEGNLVLTRSWPGLMRDVWGDPERFFQTYFSAYPNVYTTGDGARRDADGYWWITGRVDDVINVSGHRMGTAEVESALVLHAKVAEAAVVGFPHDIKGQGIYAYVTLNGGEEPSEDLRKELRAWVREEIGPIATPDAIQFAPGLPKTRSGKIMRRILRKVAEGDTSSLGDTSTLADPGVVDDLIANRVS; encoded by the coding sequence ATGAGCGACGAGGTCTATGCGGTTCCGGATGAGTGGGCCGATCGCGCGCGGGTGAATGCGGCGCGCTATGCGGACATGTATCGCGCCTCGATCGAAACGCCGGATGCCTTCTGGCTGGATGAGGCGAAGCGGCTCGACTGGCTGACCTTTCCGACCAAGGCGGACGAAAGCAGCTTCGCCAAGGCGGATTTCGGCATAAAGTGGTTTGCGGACGGGCATCTGAACGTCTCGGCCAACTGCCTCGATCGTCACCTCGCCAGCCACGGCGCCGCCACCGCGATCATCTGGGAGCCGGACGATCCCGCCGAGGCGCCACGCGCGATCACCTATCTGGAATTGTACGAGCAGGTCTGCCGGCTCGCCAATGTGCTGAAGGCGCAGGGCGTGAAGAAGGGCGATCGCGTCACCGTCTATATGCCGATGATCCCGGAGGCGGCGGTGGCCCTGCTCGCCTGCGCGCGGATCGGCGCGATCCATTCGGTCGTGTTCGGCGGCTTCTCGCCCGAGGCGCTGGCGGGGCGGATCGAGGATTGCGGCTCCACCGTCGTCATCACCGCCGACGAGGGGCGTCGCGGTGGCAAGCCCGTGCCGCTCAAGGCCAATGTCGATGCGGCCATCAAGCATGCGCCGATCGTGGAGACGGTGATCGTCGTCGCCGCCACCGGCGCGAAGGTGCCGATGCACGAGGGCCGCGATCTGGATTATGCGACCGAAATGGCCAAGGCCTCGGTCGATTGCCCGCCCGTGCCGATGGGTGCCGAGGATCCGCTGTTCATCCTCTACACCAGCGGATCGACCGGCAAGCCCAAGGGCGTGATGCACACGTCGGGCGGCTATCTGCTGTGGGCGAGCCTCACGCACGAGACGGTGTTCGATTATCGCCCCGGCCAGATCTACTGGTGCGCGGCCGATATCGGCTGGGTCACGGGCCACAGCTATATCGTTTATGGCCCGCTGGCCAATGGCGGCACGACCCTGATGTACGAAGGCGTGCCCAACTGGCCCGACGCCAGCCGCATCTGGCAGGTGGTGGATCGCCACAAGGTGGAGATCCTCTACACCGCGCCGACGGCGCTGCGCGCGCTGATGAAGGATGGCGACAGCTTCGTCGCAAAGACGAGCCGCGCCTCGCTGAAACTGCTCGGCACGGTCGGCGAGCCGATCAATCCCGAGGCGTGGCGCTGGTATCATGAGGTGGTGGGCGAAGGCCGCTGCCCGATCGTCGACACCTGGTGGCAGACCGAGACGGGCGGCCACATGATCACGCCCTTGCCCGGCGCCACCGCGCTGAAGCCCGGCTCCGCCACGCATCCCTTCTTCGGCGTGGAGCCGAAGCTGCTGGATGCCGAGGGCAAGGAATTGGCCGGCGTGGCCGAGGGCAATCTGGTGCTCACGCGCAGCTGGCCCGGCCTGATGCGCGACGTGTGGGGCGATCCCGAGCGCTTCTTCCAGACCTATTTCTCGGCCTATCCGAACGTCTACACCACGGGCGACGGCGCGCGCCGCGATGCGGACGGCTATTGGTGGATCACGGGCCGCGTGGACGACGTGATCAACGTCTCCGGCCACCGCATGGGCACGGCCGAGGTGGAAAGCGCGCTCGTCCTCCACGCCAAGGTGGCGGAGGCGGCGGTGGTCGGCTTCCCGCACGACATCAAGGGCCAGGGCATCTACGCTTACGTGACGCTCAACGGCGGCGAGGAACCGTCCGAGGATCTCCGCAAGGAATTGCGCGCCTGGGTGCGCGAGGAGATCGGCCCGATCGCGACGCCGGACGCGATCCAGTTCGCCCCCGGCCTGCCCAAGACGCGCTCGGGCAAGATCATGCGCCGCATCCTGCGCAAGGTGGCCGAAGGCGACACGTCGAGCCTGGGCGACACCAGCACGCTCGCGGACCCGGGCGTGGTGGACGATCTGATCGCCAACCGGGTCAGCTAA
- a CDS encoding bile acid:sodium symporter family protein yields MLRKIIPDPFLIVLISTVLLASFLPARGTFAVAVNWLSTITVVLLFFFHGAKLAREQVVAGLTNWRLHLAILGTTFVMFPIVGLIAMHALSGLIPATLATGLLFLACLPSTVQSAIAFVGMAHGNVGAAVASASGSQMLGVVLTPILMGLLAGTHGGSGGLEGIGEVAVQILVPFVIGHLMRPWLKGWIGRNKQLVNLTDRSTIVIAVYSAFSAAVLGGIWHQIEPGALAILFAVNAVLLAIGLAFSWSLGGLCGFSREDRIALLFCGTKKSLVQGVPMARVLFPGAQAGVIVLPVMIFHQMQLMACAFIARGFANRYDTAQRNRD; encoded by the coding sequence ATGCTTCGCAAGATCATTCCCGATCCGTTCCTGATCGTCCTGATCAGCACCGTCCTCCTCGCCAGCTTTCTGCCGGCGCGCGGCACCTTCGCGGTCGCGGTCAACTGGCTGTCGACGATCACCGTGGTGCTGCTGTTCTTCTTCCACGGCGCGAAGCTGGCGCGCGAGCAGGTGGTGGCCGGGCTCACCAACTGGCGGCTGCATCTCGCCATCCTCGGCACCACCTTCGTGATGTTCCCGATCGTCGGTTTGATCGCGATGCACGCGCTGTCGGGCCTTATCCCCGCCACGCTCGCCACCGGCCTGCTGTTCCTCGCGTGCCTGCCCTCCACCGTGCAGTCCGCCATCGCCTTCGTCGGCATGGCGCACGGCAATGTCGGCGCCGCCGTCGCCTCGGCCTCCGGATCGCAGATGCTGGGCGTCGTCCTCACGCCGATCCTGATGGGGCTGCTGGCGGGCACGCATGGCGGATCCGGCGGGCTCGAAGGCATTGGCGAGGTGGCCGTGCAGATCCTCGTGCCGTTCGTGATCGGCCATTTGATGCGCCCGTGGCTCAAGGGCTGGATCGGCCGCAACAAGCAACTGGTGAACCTCACCGATCGCTCGACGATCGTGATCGCGGTCTACAGCGCTTTCTCGGCCGCAGTGCTGGGCGGCATCTGGCACCAGATCGAGCCCGGCGCGCTCGCCATCCTGTTCGCGGTGAATGCCGTGCTGCTGGCGATCGGCCTCGCCTTCAGCTGGAGCCTGGGCGGGCTGTGCGGGTTCAGCCGCGAGGATCGCATCGCTTTGCTGTTCTGCGGCACCAAGAAGAGTCTGGTGCAGGGCGTCCCGATGGCGCGCGTGCTGTTCCCCGGTGCGCAGGCGGGCGTCATCGTGCTGCCCGTGATGATCTTCCACCAGATGCAGCTGATGGCCTGCGCCTTCATCGCGCGCGGCTTCGCCAATCGATACGACACGGCTCAGCGCAATCGCGATTGA
- a CDS encoding isoprenylcysteine carboxylmethyltransferase family protein: MFAILGVWAAWGVIWVALGLWANRTKVAAPAGRQAPYRLINIVAFACMFVDGVYRPTPHGMRWTPFLPPLWQVPPSLGWLLAVLALGGLALAVSARITLGRLWSAAVTRKEGHRIIDSGPYALVRHPIYTALLMGSAAIAIAKGTPIALAGFALMILGYTLKARLEERFLAEELGQGAYAAYRRRVPMIVPFAPPARN; encoded by the coding sequence GTGTTTGCGATCCTTGGGGTCTGGGCGGCATGGGGCGTGATCTGGGTCGCGCTCGGCCTGTGGGCGAACCGGACGAAAGTGGCGGCGCCAGCAGGACGGCAGGCACCCTATCGGCTGATCAACATCGTCGCCTTCGCCTGCATGTTCGTGGACGGCGTCTATCGGCCCACGCCGCATGGGATGCGCTGGACTCCGTTCCTGCCGCCGCTCTGGCAGGTGCCGCCGTCGCTGGGCTGGCTGCTGGCGGTGCTGGCGCTGGGGGGACTCGCTCTCGCCGTCTCGGCACGGATCACGCTCGGGCGGCTGTGGTCGGCGGCCGTCACGCGCAAGGAGGGGCATCGCATCATCGACAGCGGGCCCTATGCGCTGGTGCGCCATCCCATCTACACGGCCCTGCTGATGGGGTCTGCGGCGATCGCGATCGCCAAGGGTACGCCGATCGCGCTGGCGGGCTTCGCGCTGATGATCCTGGGCTATACGCTCAAGGCGCGGCTGGAGGAGCGTTTCCTCGCCGAGGAGCTGGGGCAGGGCGCCTATGCCGCCTATCGCCGCCGCGTGCCGATGATCGTGCCCTTCGCCCCGCCCGCAAGAAACTGA